One Streptomyces mobaraensis NBRC 13819 = DSM 40847 DNA segment encodes these proteins:
- a CDS encoding FadR/GntR family transcriptional regulator codes for MANHGQGPHARVLESLGPAITAGAYPSGSVLRTDELEERFRVSRTVVREVIRVLESMHLVSSRRRVGVTVLPPEEWNVYDPQVIRWRLAGPDRPRQLRSLTVLRSAVEPVAAGLAARLATPEQCAELTEHALGMVATSRGQQLDAYLLHDIAFHRVVLRASGNEMFARLGDVVAEVLTGRTRHQVMFTDPDPAAVTLHVQVAEAVRLHDAERAEALTREIATGAMAELDILAP; via the coding sequence ATGGCCAACCATGGGCAGGGACCGCACGCACGGGTGCTGGAGTCCCTGGGACCCGCGATCACGGCGGGCGCATACCCGTCGGGGAGCGTGCTGCGCACGGACGAGCTGGAGGAGCGCTTCCGGGTCTCGCGCACGGTCGTCCGCGAGGTGATACGCGTCCTGGAGTCCATGCACCTGGTCAGCTCGCGGCGGCGGGTCGGCGTGACGGTGCTGCCGCCCGAGGAGTGGAACGTCTACGACCCGCAGGTCATCCGCTGGCGGCTGGCCGGCCCGGACCGGCCCCGGCAGCTGCGGTCGCTGACCGTGCTCCGCTCGGCCGTGGAACCCGTCGCGGCGGGCCTCGCCGCCCGCCTGGCCACCCCGGAGCAGTGCGCCGAACTCACCGAGCACGCGCTCGGGATGGTCGCCACCTCACGAGGCCAGCAACTGGACGCCTATCTGCTGCACGACATCGCGTTCCACCGGGTCGTGCTGCGCGCCTCGGGCAATGAGATGTTCGCCCGCCTCGGCGATGTCGTCGCCGAGGTGCTCACCGGCCGGACCCGGCATCAGGTGATGTTCACCGACCCGGATCCGGCCGCGGTCACCCTCCACGTACAGGTGGCCGAGGCGGTCCGGCTGCACGACGCCGAGCGCGCGGAGGCGCTCACCCGGGAGATCGCGACGGGCGCGATGGCCGAGCTGGACATCCTGGCGCCGTAG
- a CDS encoding gluconokinase codes for MTTADSGAAPGDGASGARTPPAASRVVVVMGVAGTGKTTVGPLVADALGVPYAEGDDFHPPANIAKMSSGVPLDDADRAPWLDAIGAWARDRTDRGGVVSCSALKRAYRDRLRAAAPGVVFLHLTGGRELIAGRMAARKGHFMTTRLLDSQFATLEPLGADEAGVAVDVAPEAAVIAERAVAALRHV; via the coding sequence ATGACCACCGCCGACAGCGGAGCCGCCCCCGGCGACGGGGCGTCCGGCGCCCGCACACCTCCGGCGGCCTCTCGGGTCGTCGTCGTGATGGGCGTCGCCGGTACCGGCAAGACCACCGTCGGCCCCCTCGTGGCGGACGCCCTGGGCGTTCCCTACGCCGAGGGCGACGACTTCCACCCGCCCGCGAACATCGCCAAGATGTCGTCCGGCGTCCCCTTGGACGACGCCGACCGGGCCCCCTGGCTCGACGCCATCGGCGCCTGGGCGCGCGACCGGACGGACCGGGGCGGAGTGGTCAGCTGCTCCGCGCTCAAGCGCGCGTACCGCGACCGGCTCCGGGCCGCCGCGCCGGGCGTCGTGTTCCTGCACCTCACCGGCGGCCGGGAGCTGATCGCCGGCCGGATGGCCGCCCGCAAGGGGCACTTCATGACCACCCGGCTGCTGGACTCGCAGTTCGCGACGCTGGAACCGTTGGGCGCGGACGAGGCGGGTGTCGCCGTGGATGTCGCCCCGGAGGCGGCCGTCATCGCCGAGCGCGCGGTCGCCGCCTTGCGGCACGTGTGA
- a CDS encoding gluconate:H+ symporter has translation MSTLSVEMLAAAPAEPITSAGHAQLGIAVLAGIAVIVLLITRLRLHAFLALTIGSLVLGAAAGAPLDKAIASFSAGLGSTVAGVGVLIALGAILGKLLADSGGADQIVDTILARASARSMPWAVVLIAGVIGLPLFFEVGIVLLIPVVLLVAKRGGFSLMRIGIPALAGLSVMHGMVPPHPGPLAAIDAIGADLGVTLALGALIAVPTAVIAGPLFSRFAARWVDVPPPEKLMPQRPSEDLERRPGFGVTVATVLLPVVLMLVKALVDVVVDDPKDHVQRVADVVGSPLIALLAAVLVGMVTLGRAAGFGRDRLASTVEKSLAPIAGILLIVGAGGGFKQTLIDVGVGRMILDFSKDWSVSALLLAWLIAVGIRLATGSATVATISAAGLVAPLAADMSTTHTALLVLSVGAGSVFFSHVNDAGFWMVKEYFGLEVGQTLKTWSVMETIISVVGLGFVMLLSLVI, from the coding sequence GTGAGCACTCTCAGCGTCGAGATGCTGGCCGCGGCCCCCGCCGAACCGATCACCTCGGCGGGCCACGCACAGCTGGGCATCGCCGTCCTCGCCGGCATCGCCGTCATCGTCCTTCTCATCACCCGCCTCAGGCTCCACGCCTTCCTGGCGCTGACCATCGGTTCGCTGGTGCTCGGCGCCGCCGCCGGGGCACCGCTGGACAAGGCCATCGCCAGCTTCAGCGCCGGTCTGGGCTCCACGGTCGCCGGGGTCGGCGTCCTCATCGCCCTCGGCGCGATACTCGGCAAGCTGCTGGCCGACTCCGGCGGCGCCGACCAGATCGTGGACACGATCCTGGCCAGGGCGAGTGCCCGGTCGATGCCCTGGGCCGTGGTCCTCATCGCCGGGGTCATCGGACTGCCGCTGTTCTTCGAGGTGGGGATCGTGCTGCTGATCCCCGTGGTGCTGCTGGTGGCCAAGCGCGGTGGGTTCTCCCTGATGCGCATCGGCATCCCGGCCCTGGCCGGTCTGTCCGTGATGCACGGCATGGTCCCGCCGCACCCGGGGCCGCTGGCCGCGATCGACGCGATCGGGGCCGACCTCGGGGTGACCCTCGCGCTCGGCGCGCTGATCGCCGTGCCGACCGCGGTGATCGCCGGGCCGCTGTTCTCCCGCTTCGCCGCCCGCTGGGTGGACGTGCCGCCGCCCGAGAAGCTGATGCCCCAGCGCCCGTCCGAGGACCTGGAGCGCCGCCCGGGCTTCGGCGTCACCGTGGCCACCGTCCTGCTGCCGGTGGTGCTGATGCTGGTCAAGGCGCTCGTGGACGTCGTCGTGGACGATCCGAAGGACCACGTCCAGCGGGTCGCGGACGTCGTCGGCTCCCCGCTGATCGCGCTGCTCGCGGCCGTTCTCGTCGGCATGGTGACCCTCGGCCGGGCCGCCGGCTTCGGCCGCGACCGGCTGGCCTCGACCGTCGAGAAGTCCCTGGCCCCGATCGCCGGCATCCTGCTGATCGTCGGCGCGGGCGGCGGTTTCAAGCAGACGCTGATCGACGTCGGCGTCGGCCGGATGATCCTCGACTTCTCCAAGGACTGGTCCGTCTCGGCCCTGCTCCTGGCCTGGCTGATCGCGGTCGGCATCCGGCTCGCGACCGGCTCCGCCACCGTGGCCACCATCTCGGCCGCGGGGCTGGTGGCGCCGCTCGCGGCCGACATGAGCACCACCCACACCGCCCTCCTCGTCCTGTCCGTCGGTGCCGGCTCGGTCTTCTTCAGCCATGTGAACGACGCGGGCTTCTGGATGGTGAAGGAGTACTTCGGCCTGGAGGTCGGGCAGACGCTCAAGACCTGGTCGGTGATGGAGACGATCATCTCCGTGGTGGGGCTGGGGTTCGTGATGTTGCTGTCGCTGGTGATCTAA
- a CDS encoding FAD-dependent monooxygenase, translating into MSVTSVTPVTPAEAPEVLIVGAGPSGLVLACVLAEQGVPFRLVDAGEQGFVGSRGKGIQPRTLELLGTLGVVDRFLADGGPAPMMSSWRDGEMVAEWDMFTRVEPTPDAPYGQPLLLPQWRTQELLRERLGELGGRVEFGTRLIGLAQDGDGVTAHLETADGASSTVRASWLVGTDGGRSTVRTLLGTPFTGETVDPTPMLVADVHLEGLPRTHWHTWPDHPAGMVGICPLHATDAFQLIAAFRDGEPDPSPDGVRALIAERTGLTAGAVDWASVFRARAAMAERFHDGRVFLAGDAAHVHSPAGAQGLNTSVQDAFNLGWKLGHVVRHGAPDALLDSYEAERLPVAAGVLGLSTRIHRGPGKEGLKLTTRRGRDAHQLDLHYRESPLSRETRTGLADDAPRAGDRAPDAPCATEPGEPVRLFDLFGSGHYTLLAVGRAAEDEVPADVAGPLVRIARLTDVDGHLARAYGPGLFLIRPDGYIGLAAEDAAEVRKYLAEVAGA; encoded by the coding sequence ATGTCCGTTACATCTGTTACGCCCGTCACGCCTGCCGAGGCCCCGGAGGTGCTGATCGTCGGCGCCGGGCCGTCCGGCCTGGTCCTGGCCTGCGTCCTCGCCGAGCAGGGCGTCCCGTTCCGCCTGGTCGACGCGGGCGAGCAGGGGTTCGTCGGATCGCGCGGCAAGGGCATCCAGCCGCGGACGCTGGAGCTCCTCGGGACGCTCGGCGTCGTCGACCGCTTCCTCGCGGACGGCGGCCCCGCGCCGATGATGAGCAGCTGGCGGGACGGGGAGATGGTCGCCGAGTGGGACATGTTCACCCGGGTCGAGCCGACGCCCGACGCGCCCTACGGCCAACCATTGCTGCTGCCGCAGTGGCGCACCCAGGAGCTCCTGCGGGAACGACTCGGCGAACTCGGCGGCAGGGTCGAGTTCGGCACCCGGCTCATCGGGCTGGCGCAGGACGGGGACGGCGTCACCGCGCACCTGGAGACCGCGGACGGCGCGTCGTCCACCGTCCGCGCCTCCTGGCTCGTCGGCACGGACGGCGGGCGCAGCACCGTGCGGACCCTGCTGGGCACCCCGTTCACCGGCGAGACGGTCGACCCCACGCCGATGCTGGTGGCCGACGTCCACCTGGAGGGGCTGCCGCGGACGCACTGGCACACCTGGCCGGACCACCCCGCCGGCATGGTGGGCATCTGCCCGCTGCACGCGACGGACGCCTTCCAGCTGATCGCCGCCTTCCGGGACGGCGAGCCGGACCCGTCGCCGGACGGCGTCCGGGCGCTGATCGCGGAACGGACCGGGCTGACGGCCGGGGCGGTGGACTGGGCCTCGGTCTTCCGCGCCCGGGCGGCCATGGCGGAACGGTTCCACGACGGCCGGGTGTTCCTCGCCGGGGACGCCGCCCACGTGCACTCCCCCGCCGGGGCCCAGGGGCTCAACACCAGCGTCCAGGACGCGTTCAACCTGGGCTGGAAGCTGGGACACGTGGTGCGGCACGGCGCGCCGGACGCGCTGCTCGACTCGTACGAGGCGGAGCGGCTGCCCGTCGCGGCGGGCGTGCTCGGCCTGAGCACCCGCATCCACCGGGGCCCCGGGAAGGAAGGGCTGAAGCTGACCACGCGCCGCGGCCGCGACGCGCACCAGCTCGACCTGCACTACCGCGAGAGCCCGCTCAGCCGCGAGACACGCACCGGCCTCGCCGACGACGCGCCGCGCGCGGGCGACCGGGCGCCGGACGCGCCGTGCGCGACGGAGCCCGGCGAACCGGTGCGCCTCTTCGACCTGTTCGGGAGCGGGCACTACACCCTGCTCGCGGTCGGCCGCGCGGCGGAGGACGAGGTTCCGGCGGACGTCGCCGGGCCGCTGGTGCGGATCGCGCGTCTGACGGACGTGGACGGGCACCTGGCGCGGGCCTACGGGCCGGGGCTGTTCCTGATCCGGCCGGACGGCTACATCGGGCTGGCCGCGGAGGACGCGGCGGAGGTGCGGAAGTACCTGGCCGAGGTGGCCGGGGCGTAG
- a CDS encoding TetR/AcrR family transcriptional regulator C-terminal domain-containing protein: MANRLDRDQVVSTALELLNDVGLEGLTLRRIGKELDVQAPALYWHFKNKQDLLDAMATEMLRRMTALQEVEGGFAPATWQEMLAGSHRALRRVLLTYRDGAKVYSGTRFTDTSYAVPMERYLASLVGAGFTPGEAARAYYTVYCFTIGYVIEEQSAADDPERGVKGIDVTERAERLAEFPLAAAAGPELFGDADAGFEAGLAAIVAGIAATRGRAG, encoded by the coding sequence GTGGCAAATCGACTGGACCGCGACCAAGTGGTGAGCACCGCACTGGAGCTGCTGAACGACGTGGGTCTGGAAGGGCTGACCCTGCGCCGCATCGGCAAGGAGCTCGACGTCCAGGCGCCCGCGCTCTACTGGCACTTCAAGAACAAGCAGGACCTGCTGGACGCCATGGCCACGGAGATGCTGCGCCGGATGACCGCCCTCCAGGAGGTGGAGGGCGGATTCGCACCCGCGACGTGGCAGGAGATGCTGGCCGGCAGCCACCGGGCGCTGCGGCGGGTGCTGCTCACCTACCGCGACGGCGCGAAGGTCTACAGCGGCACCCGCTTCACCGACACGTCGTACGCCGTTCCGATGGAGCGGTACCTCGCGTCGCTGGTCGGCGCCGGCTTCACGCCGGGAGAGGCCGCGCGCGCGTACTACACCGTGTACTGCTTCACGATCGGGTATGTCATCGAGGAGCAGTCGGCGGCGGACGATCCGGAGCGGGGCGTCAAGGGCATCGATGTGACCGAACGCGCCGAACGGCTGGCGGAGTTCCCGCTCGCCGCCGCGGCGGGACCGGAACTCTTCGGGGACGCGGACGCCGGGTTCGAGGCGGGGCTGGCCGCGATCGTCGCGGGGATCGCGGCGACGCGGGGGCGGGCGGGCTGA
- a CDS encoding acyltransferase family protein, whose amino-acid sequence MGPGHSTPRHHPRLTALDALRLIAALMVALYHYGGRGGQITTAWGSSPRHQFPHLSQAFAYGCLGVQLFFVISGFVICMSGWGRSLRSFTASRAARLYPAYWAAILLVTAAFALPLARHYGGSVSTSDILVNLTMLQQPVGAERVLGVCWTLWVEVRFYALFALFVVLPGATRHRVVLFCAVWTLASALTTAAHAEALKVVVMPEESSFFIGGIGLYLVHRYGHSLTAWGIVAVSFLVGQHYAVAGLWHPPGPHHFSYRSPVVIIAVLALGYAAVAAVAVRGARWPSWRWLTVAGALTYPFYLVHEHLGWLVVQVLHRRLGIPSYGVLVLTVGLMLALAWVLHVGVERRLTPLLRRGLEATPQATDSR is encoded by the coding sequence GTGGGGCCGGGGCACTCCACCCCCCGCCACCACCCCCGCCTCACCGCCCTCGACGCCCTCCGCCTCATCGCCGCCCTCATGGTCGCCCTCTACCACTACGGCGGCCGAGGCGGCCAGATCACCACAGCGTGGGGAAGCTCCCCACGCCACCAATTCCCCCACCTGTCACAAGCGTTCGCCTACGGCTGCCTAGGCGTCCAACTCTTCTTCGTCATCAGCGGCTTCGTCATCTGCATGAGCGGCTGGGGCCGCTCCCTCCGCTCCTTCACCGCCTCCCGCGCCGCCCGCCTCTACCCCGCCTACTGGGCGGCGATCCTGCTGGTCACCGCCGCCTTCGCGCTCCCGCTCGCCCGGCATTACGGCGGCTCGGTGTCCACCAGCGACATCCTCGTCAACCTGACGATGCTGCAACAGCCCGTCGGCGCGGAGCGGGTCCTCGGCGTGTGCTGGACGCTCTGGGTGGAGGTCCGCTTCTACGCGCTGTTCGCGCTCTTCGTCGTCCTGCCGGGCGCGACCCGGCACCGCGTCGTCCTCTTCTGCGCGGTGTGGACGCTCGCGTCGGCGCTCACCACGGCCGCGCACGCCGAGGCGCTCAAGGTGGTGGTGATGCCGGAGGAGTCGTCGTTCTTCATCGGCGGCATCGGCCTCTACCTCGTCCACCGGTACGGCCACTCGCTGACGGCCTGGGGCATCGTCGCGGTGAGCTTCCTGGTCGGCCAGCACTACGCGGTGGCGGGCCTGTGGCACCCGCCGGGCCCGCACCACTTCTCGTACCGCTCCCCCGTCGTGATCATCGCGGTGCTCGCCCTGGGGTACGCGGCGGTCGCGGCCGTGGCGGTGCGGGGCGCCCGGTGGCCGTCCTGGCGGTGGCTGACGGTCGCGGGGGCGCTGACGTACCCCTTCTACCTGGTCCACGAGCACCTGGGGTGGCTCGTGGTGCAGGTGCTGCACCGGAGGCTGGGGATCCCGTCGTACGGGGTGCTGGTGCTGACCGTGGGGCTGATGCTGGCCCTGGCCTGGGTGCTGCACGTGGGAGTGGAGCGGCGCCTGACACCCCTGTTGCGGCGCGGACTGGAAGCGACACCTCAGGCGACGGACAGCCGCTGA
- a CDS encoding polysialyltransferase family glycosyltransferase, with the protein MPGHPRTAQIFLASTLYGAATLAAALDAGLFPTAGRRLLLVANNAAVPETSPGLDRAPGFDRLRTRFDDVLSWNDAISPLHPGGWSPRPDDAPLWERHLRLLWDLGTDDVSLVLESLQVDPALAIARIFPDAPLDVYADGLMSYGPTRDKLDPLVGTRVRRLLHLDLVPGLRPLLLREFGVRPEIVPGDVVTKVLAELADATPLPPAPEGAALLLGQYLSALGILTPEEEERLHVRMLRGAAGRGHRDVVFKPHPTAPARWSRLLEDEAGRLGVHLTVLDGTALAEALFQRLRPALVAGCFSTALVTARAFYGLPAARTGTDLLLDRLSPYENSNRVPVTIVDALLPALEEAADGGAAPPDASELNALLSAVGYAMQPRIRPDLRPAAERYLAHQLTARTRRYFKRRRLTALALPGGLPARLAFLPRNSAVRRLARRARAVRRRLHGKGRK; encoded by the coding sequence ATGCCCGGCCACCCGCGTACGGCCCAGATCTTCCTGGCCTCCACCCTCTACGGCGCCGCGACCCTCGCCGCCGCCCTCGACGCCGGCCTCTTCCCCACCGCCGGCCGCCGGCTGCTGCTCGTCGCCAACAACGCCGCCGTCCCCGAGACCAGCCCCGGCCTCGACCGGGCGCCCGGCTTCGACCGGCTGCGCACCCGCTTCGACGACGTCCTCTCCTGGAACGACGCGATCAGCCCGCTCCACCCCGGCGGCTGGTCCCCGCGCCCCGATGACGCCCCGCTGTGGGAGCGGCACCTGCGGCTGCTGTGGGACCTGGGGACGGACGACGTCTCGCTCGTCCTCGAGTCCCTCCAGGTCGACCCGGCCCTCGCGATCGCCCGGATCTTCCCCGACGCCCCGCTGGACGTCTACGCGGACGGGCTGATGAGCTACGGCCCCACGCGCGACAAGCTCGACCCGCTCGTCGGCACCCGGGTGCGCCGGCTGCTCCACCTCGACCTCGTTCCGGGCCTGCGCCCGCTGCTGCTGCGGGAGTTCGGGGTCCGACCGGAGATCGTCCCCGGCGACGTCGTCACCAAGGTGCTGGCCGAACTGGCCGACGCCACCCCGCTGCCGCCCGCCCCGGAGGGCGCCGCGCTGCTGCTCGGCCAGTACCTCTCGGCGCTGGGCATCCTCACGCCCGAGGAAGAGGAGCGGCTGCACGTCCGCATGCTGCGGGGCGCGGCCGGGCGCGGCCACCGGGACGTCGTCTTCAAACCGCACCCGACGGCCCCCGCCCGCTGGTCGCGGCTGCTGGAGGACGAGGCCGGCCGGCTCGGCGTCCACCTCACAGTGCTGGACGGCACCGCGCTGGCGGAGGCGCTGTTCCAGCGGCTGCGGCCCGCCCTGGTGGCCGGCTGCTTCTCGACCGCGCTCGTCACGGCGCGCGCCTTCTACGGCCTCCCGGCCGCCCGGACCGGCACGGACCTGCTGCTCGACCGGCTCTCACCGTACGAGAACAGCAACCGGGTGCCGGTGACGATCGTCGACGCGCTGCTGCCCGCGCTGGAGGAGGCGGCGGACGGCGGCGCGGCGCCGCCGGACGCGTCCGAACTCAACGCCCTGCTGTCGGCCGTGGGTTACGCGATGCAGCCACGCATCCGCCCCGACCTGCGACCGGCTGCGGAGCGCTACCTCGCGCACCAGCTGACCGCTCGTACTCGCCGTTATTTCAAGCGGCGCCGCCTCACGGCCCTTGCCCTGCCCGGCGGTCTTCCCGCCCGCCTCGCCTTCCTCCCGCGCAACTCGGCGGTCCGCCGGCTGGCGCGCCGGGCCCGGGCGGTGCGGCGGAGGCTGCACGGGAAGGGTCGCAAGTGA
- a CDS encoding glycosyltransferase family 2 protein: MVKLSVIVPFFNVQTYASDALRSLNANSREDFEFIFVDDCSTDGTSALLERARDDIPGVVLKRHERNGGLATARNTGLDAARGEYVTFLDGDDWLAPGYYARLVQVIEDLGVDFVRTDHVSCTGRNRTLQRVPDGRRGVVLDPRDAILPADRSTSVDYPYAWAGIYHRRLLDDGLLHFPHGLRTAEDRPWIWRLHREARSFAITGLLGVFYRRGVTSSLTQIGDVRQLDFLRAFDQVLDETRRDRDADALLPKAVRTYCAIISHHLGSIERFEPEVARTLRSMSAAAMKRMPPALLNDALNAMDADRAGRLRRLRRRPVPAPRAGVPT; the protein is encoded by the coding sequence GTGGTCAAGCTCTCCGTCATCGTGCCGTTCTTCAATGTGCAGACGTATGCCTCGGACGCGCTGCGCAGCCTGAATGCGAACTCCCGCGAGGATTTCGAATTCATTTTCGTCGACGATTGTTCGACCGACGGTACGTCCGCGCTTCTGGAACGAGCCCGGGACGACATCCCCGGGGTGGTGCTGAAGCGCCACGAACGGAACGGCGGCCTGGCCACCGCCCGGAACACCGGACTCGACGCCGCCCGCGGCGAGTACGTGACCTTCCTGGACGGCGACGACTGGCTCGCACCCGGCTACTACGCGCGGTTGGTGCAGGTCATCGAGGATCTGGGGGTGGATTTCGTGCGCACCGACCACGTCAGCTGCACGGGCCGGAACCGCACCCTCCAACGCGTCCCGGACGGCCGCCGCGGGGTCGTCCTCGATCCGCGCGACGCGATACTCCCCGCCGACCGCTCCACCTCCGTCGACTACCCGTACGCCTGGGCCGGCATCTACCACCGCAGGCTGCTGGACGACGGACTGCTGCATTTCCCGCACGGCCTGCGCACCGCCGAGGACCGGCCCTGGATCTGGCGGCTGCACCGCGAGGCCCGCAGTTTCGCGATCACCGGACTGCTCGGTGTCTTCTACCGCCGCGGAGTGACCTCCTCGCTCACCCAGATCGGCGATGTGCGGCAACTCGATTTTCTGCGCGCGTTCGATCAGGTGCTCGACGAAACACGCCGGGACCGCGACGCCGACGCGCTGCTGCCGAAAGCCGTGCGCACCTATTGCGCGATCATTTCCCACCACCTCGGTTCCATCGAACGCTTCGAACCCGAAGTCGCCCGCACCCTGCGGTCGATGAGTGCCGCCGCGATGAAACGGATGCCCCCGGCATTGCTGAACGACGCCCTGAACGCCATGGACGCCGACCGGGCGGGCCGACTGCGCAGGCTGCGCCGCCGGCCCGTCCCCGCGCCCCGCGCGGGGGTGCCCACCTGA
- a CDS encoding DUF6716 putative glycosyltransferase, with product MPSAPSAHAAPPHSASPPRVAVLADSDTRWKWGALTAHRLAPGAGLDGFLLRGRATPTRRQLTEVGVRADALREVTAAEFTAAAGRPPYDVVLLACVGGTVQAMLHALARAWTGAERRPVVVTGYVGVVYEKLADGLLLRHGADVVLANSRHDAERFRAVYEGVGAPADGVTECALPFLGGRPYEPAPREVRPYTVVFAAQPSVPESRADRLYLLRRAAGHARAHPGRDVLIKLRSKPGEHTTHIEEHPYQKLATRLPGGLPANCRLVYGNMGAVLDRTDLLVTVSSTAALEALHRAVPTAVLTDLGIRERLGNHHFLGSGCLTSWDHLDAGRLPKAEPEWLARQGVAADRPYERAFDAARRRVADLVARDRLPPPSPYYTPETAPGYLPAVLARHGFAPDGRPLPGRAAPPPGRSALRRAGRDVLRGAARGAYRHGVQRVAPVIRRMGEL from the coding sequence GTGCCTTCAGCGCCCTCCGCTCACGCAGCGCCCCCGCATTCCGCTTCCCCGCCGCGCGTCGCCGTGCTCGCGGACTCCGACACCCGGTGGAAATGGGGAGCGCTCACCGCGCACCGGCTCGCCCCCGGCGCCGGGCTGGACGGCTTCCTGCTGCGCGGGCGGGCCACTCCCACCCGCCGCCAGCTCACCGAAGTCGGCGTGCGGGCCGACGCGTTGCGCGAGGTGACGGCCGCCGAGTTCACGGCCGCGGCCGGCCGGCCCCCGTACGACGTCGTGCTCCTCGCCTGTGTCGGCGGCACCGTCCAGGCGATGCTGCACGCGCTCGCCCGGGCCTGGACCGGCGCCGAGCGGCGGCCGGTCGTCGTGACCGGGTACGTCGGCGTCGTCTACGAAAAGCTTGCCGACGGACTGCTGTTGCGGCACGGCGCCGACGTCGTCCTCGCCAACTCCCGGCATGACGCGGAGCGTTTCCGCGCGGTCTATGAGGGGGTCGGCGCCCCGGCGGACGGCGTCACGGAGTGCGCCCTGCCGTTCCTCGGGGGGCGCCCGTACGAGCCCGCGCCCCGCGAAGTGCGCCCGTACACCGTCGTGTTCGCCGCCCAGCCGTCCGTCCCGGAGAGCAGGGCGGACCGGTTGTACCTGCTCCGCAGGGCCGCCGGGCACGCCCGCGCGCACCCCGGCCGCGATGTGCTGATCAAGCTGCGCAGCAAGCCCGGCGAGCACACGACGCACATCGAGGAGCACCCGTACCAGAAGCTCGCCACCCGGCTGCCCGGCGGCCTGCCCGCCAACTGCCGCCTGGTGTACGGCAACATGGGCGCGGTCCTGGACCGCACCGACCTGCTGGTCACCGTCAGCTCCACCGCCGCCCTGGAAGCCCTGCACCGGGCGGTCCCCACGGCCGTCCTCACCGACCTCGGCATCCGCGAACGGCTCGGCAACCACCACTTCCTGGGCTCTGGCTGCCTCACCTCCTGGGACCACCTGGACGCCGGACGGCTACCGAAGGCCGAGCCGGAGTGGCTGGCCCGGCAGGGCGTGGCCGCCGACCGGCCGTACGAGCGGGCGTTCGACGCCGCCCGGCGGCGCGTCGCCGACCTCGTCGCCCGCGACCGGCTGCCGCCCCCGAGCCCGTACTACACACCCGAGACGGCCCCCGGCTACCTTCCCGCCGTCCTCGCCCGCCACGGCTTCGCCCCCGACGGGCGCCCGCTGCCGGGCCGCGCCGCGCCCCCGCCCGGCCGGAGCGCCCTGCGCCGCGCCGGCCGCGACGTCCTGCGCGGGGCGGCCCGCGGGGCGTACCGGCACGGGGTGCAGCGGGTGGCGCCCGTCATCCGGCGGATGGGAGAGCTGTGA